From a single Oreochromis niloticus isolate F11D_XX linkage group LG3, O_niloticus_UMD_NMBU, whole genome shotgun sequence genomic region:
- the ankrd46b gene encoding ankyrin repeat domain-containing protein 46 produces the protein MSYVFINDSSQTSVPLLQSCIDGDLPFAKRLLETGCDPNIRDNRGRTGLHLAAARGNVEICRLLHKFGADLLATDYQGNTALHLCGHVDTIQFLVSNGLKIDICNHNGSTPLVLAKRRGVNKDAIRLLEGLEEQEVKGFNRGAHSKLETMQMADSESAMESHSLLNPNLQSTEGVLSSFRTTWQEFVEDLGFWRVLLLLVVIALLSLGIAYYVSGVLPFSTSQLELVH, from the exons ATGTCCTATGTCTTCATCAACGACTCGTCGCAGACCAGCGTGCCTCTGCTGCAGTCGTGCATCGATGGAGACCTGCCCTTCGCCAAGAGGCTGCTAGAGACCGGATGCGACCCCAACATCCGCGATAACCGGGGCCGCACCGGCCTCCACCTAGCCGCCGCCAGAGGGAACGTGGAAATATGCCGCCTTTTGCACAAGTTCGGGGCCGATCTGCTGGCGACGGATTATCAGGGAAATACGGCGCTGCACCTGTGCGGCCACGTGGATACGATACAGTTCCTGGTGTCCAACGGGCTGAAGATCGACATCTG TAACCACAACGGATCGACTCCTCTGGTGCTGGCGAAGAGGCGCGGAGTCAACAAGGATGCTATTCGTCTGCTGGAGGGGCTGGAGGAGCAGGAGGTGAAAGGCTTCAACAGAGGAGCCCACTCCAAACTGGAGACCATGCAGATGGCTGACAGTGAGAG tgCAATGGAGAGTCACTCCTTACTGAACCCGAACCTGCAGAGCACCGAGGGCGTCCTGTCCAGCTTCAGGACCACCTGGCAGGAGTTTGTGGAGGACCTGGGCTTTTGGAGggtcctgctgctgctggtggtcaTCGCCCTCCTCTCCCTGGGCATCGCCTACTACGTCAGTGGGGTCCTGCCTTTCTCCACCAGCCAGCTGGAGTTGGTGCACTGA